TGTAAGTCTTCATGTTATAAAACACCTGTATATGGCCCCGGGAATGGAGCCGTCCCACGAAAAGAGCGCGAATACTACATAAGCACCACGGGCTTTTCAAGCTCAAAATTGGGCGATATGTGACCAACCGGAGCCATTCCCGCGACGCCCTATTCCGGTCGATGGGGTCGGGCCAGATACTCCCGCGACTGCATCTCCTGCAGGCGACTCATGGTTCGATCGAACTCAAAGCGCAACTGGCGACCACTGTACAGAGACTCGATCGGCTCCGCGGCGGACACCACCAGCTTGACGCTGCGGTCATAAAACTCATCGACCAGATTGATAAAGCGCCGCGCCTGGCTTTCCATACGCCCGTCCATTTGCGGCACACTGGCAAGCAATACAGTATGAAACTCCCGCGCCAGCTCGATATAGTCATTCTGCGAGCGCGGACCATCACACAGCTCGGCAAATTCGAACCAGGCTACGTCGTCCGCCAGGCGGCTGGCCACGATCGGGCGCCCCTCAATATCCAGAGTAACCGACTCGCGCACTTCAGATCCCTCCACCATCAGGCTGGCAAAGGAGCGATGCAGGCTTTTATCGGCCTGGTCATCCAGCGGGCTGTGATACAGCTCGGCCATTTCCAGCGCGCGCAACCGGTAATCCACCCCGTTATCCACATTGACGACTTCGGTGTGCTCGAGCAGTAGGTCAATGGCCGGCAAAAATCGCGCGCGCTGAAGCCCATCCTTATATAAGCCCTCCGGTATGATGTTGGAGGTCGCCACCAGGGTAACGCCCCGCGCGAACAGGGCGTCCAGCAGA
This Microbulbifer sp. Q7 DNA region includes the following protein-coding sequences:
- the zapE gene encoding cell division protein ZapE, with amino-acid sequence MTPMERYQRDLQRPDFVEDPAQRAAVEKLQDLYERLRAADAGGGRVVRRLKALWQKQREPVKGLYFWGGVGRGKTYLMDAFFESLPFEEKQRTHFHRFMRDVHRQLKALSGEKNPLDKVAERIAGRARVLCFDEFFVSDITDAMILANLLDALFARGVTLVATSNIIPEGLYKDGLQRARFLPAIDLLLEHTEVVNVDNGVDYRLRALEMAELYHSPLDDQADKSLHRSFASLMVEGSEVRESVTLDIEGRPIVASRLADDVAWFEFAELCDGPRSQNDYIELAREFHTVLLASVPQMDGRMESQARRFINLVDEFYDRSVKLVVSAAEPIESLYSGRQLRFEFDRTMSRLQEMQSREYLARPHRPE